In the Aquimarina spinulae genome, ATTTTTAGAAATTGATTTTTTTGAATAGAAAAAATTGATTGACTGGCGTATTATATAAAATGTTAATTGTCATTTTTTTGGAGTAGATTTTCGGTATCTACTCCTAATTTTTTAAGCATCATTAGGCTATTCGTATTACTGGGATTAAGTACTGCTGATTTTTTATAGTTAATAATAGCTTCTTCTTTTTCATTGTTCTTCATCAATGCTTCACCATAACTATTATAAACATTCGAAGAAGTAGGAAATACTTCTGTATTTAATTTGAACACTGTAATAGCTTTTTCAATTTCTCTATTTCCTAAATAATAATACCCTAAAGAATTTAATTGATTCTCTCCAAAATCATAATTATCGCTTTTATTTTTCTTTAGTTTCCAATACGTTATTGTAGCTACTTCAATTCCTTCATTTTCTATACTTTTTTTGAGAGGTACAGTAATAGAAGTTTTTTTTAAGGCTGATGTAGAGTCTAATAAATGGATTCCGATATCATCAATATTTACATTATCTTTTGAATTTGTGAGTACAATCACTCCTTTATCTCCATCTTTAATGAAGCCTGCAAATGCTCTATAACCTCCTGTGGCTCCAGTATGAAATACGATTTCTAGCTTATCACGCAACAGAATATGCCACCCTAGACCCACCTTGAGATCACTACGTATATTTGTTGTTTTTCTATGTGACAATTGCATTGCAGGGTACAAGTCACTCTTTATTAACCCCATATTGGCTGCTAAATAATTGATCATATCTGCAGCTGTAGAACGAATAGCCCCCGCACCAGCTAAAGTTGGGATGTCCCAATTTTCCACTTCCTCACCAATACTATTATGTCCAATAGCCAAGTTTTCTTTCATTTTATGTGTAAAGGTAATACGTGTATTTTCTAGTTGTAAAGGATTAGCTATGATTTCTGTCATTAATTCTTCATAGCTCATTTGTCTTTTATTAGCCAATACATGCCCCAATAAACCTTGAGAGTAATTAGAGTATTCATATGTAGAACCAATATCTCTGGTAATTTGATAGTTATCTAAAAAAGTATATAGTTGCTTTTCGGTATAATCGACATACGGATTTGCTGAATTTACCGGGGCAAAGTTACCTGGCATTCCTGGAAGCGAAGAAGTATGATTAGACATTTGGGATAGTTTGATTGATTTCCCATCGTATGTTGGCGCCGTTATTCCATTTGGTAAAAACTTTTGTAAAGGGTCGTCCAAATTTAACTCACCTTTAATTACCATGTCTGCTAATAAAACTCCTGTAAAAGTTTTTGAAATAGAGCCAATTTCAAAAACTGAGTTTTCATTTACGGGCTCATTGGTTTTTAAGGACTTCACACCATAACTATAATAGGTTATTCCTTTAGAAGTAATTACTCCTATAACTATTCCAGTATTAGTGCCGTTTTTTACACGCGATTTAACGTTTTCTTTAACCCCATCTGAAATAGTCTCGTTCTGAGTGAAACATCCAGATAATATAATTTGAAATAGAATTAATAGTGTAATAATTTTTTTTATCATGACTTTCGTTTTCGTTACACTTCAAAAATGTCATATAAATAAAAAAAGAACGTACTACTTTAATGTAAAAGCGTCCTGTTTTACACAAGTTGTTGATTACTAGTGTTTTTTCTGTACTGAGATGGTGTCGAATTGGTGTGTTTTTTAAAAGCAGTATTAAAAGAATTTTTGGAATTAAAGCCTACGTCATACATTACTTCTTGAATAGTTTTCTTTGGTAAAGATGTATTCCCTAAAAGTTCCTTGGCTTTTTCAATTCGATAACCATTGACAAAATCAAAAAAAT is a window encoding:
- a CDS encoding serine hydrolase gives rise to the protein MIKKIITLLILFQIILSGCFTQNETISDGVKENVKSRVKNGTNTGIVIGVITSKGITYYSYGVKSLKTNEPVNENSVFEIGSISKTFTGVLLADMVIKGELNLDDPLQKFLPNGITAPTYDGKSIKLSQMSNHTSSLPGMPGNFAPVNSANPYVDYTEKQLYTFLDNYQITRDIGSTYEYSNYSQGLLGHVLANKRQMSYEELMTEIIANPLQLENTRITFTHKMKENLAIGHNSIGEEVENWDIPTLAGAGAIRSTAADMINYLAANMGLIKSDLYPAMQLSHRKTTNIRSDLKVGLGWHILLRDKLEIVFHTGATGGYRAFAGFIKDGDKGVIVLTNSKDNVNIDDIGIHLLDSTSALKKTSITVPLKKSIENEGIEVATITYWKLKKNKSDNYDFGENQLNSLGYYYLGNREIEKAITVFKLNTEVFPTSSNVYNSYGEALMKNNEKEEAIINYKKSAVLNPSNTNSLMMLKKLGVDTENLLQKNDN